A stretch of Camelina sativa cultivar DH55 chromosome 18, Cs, whole genome shotgun sequence DNA encodes these proteins:
- the LOC104761822 gene encoding auxin-responsive protein IAA33, translating into MNSFEPQSQDSLQRRFHQGNTNTQQPRDTTTPFMPKSISKNHNNSKSTTGAAGRSFQGFGLNVEDDLVSSVVPPVTVVLEGRSICQRVSLDKHGSYQSLALALRQMFVDGADSTDDLDLSNAIPGHLIAYEDMENDLLLAGDLTWKDFVRVAKRIRILPVKGNTSKVKRNE; encoded by the exons ATGAACAGTTTTGAGCCACAAAGCCAAGACTCTTTGCAAAGAAGGTTTCATCAAGGCAACACCAACACACAACAACCTCGTGACACCACGACACCTTTCATGCCCAAATCTATTTCGAAAAACCATAATAATAGCAAATCCACCACCGGAGCGGCCGGGAGATCATTCCAAGGGTTTGGTCTTAACGTCGAGGACGATCTAGTTTCATCAGTGGTTCCTCCGGTTACGGTTGTGCTAGAGGGACGTTCGATTTGCCAACGCGTAAGCCTAGACAAGCATGGGAGTTATCAGAGCTTGGCTTTGGCTCTGAGGCAAATGTTTGTCGATGGGGCTGATTCGACGGACGATCTTGATTTGTCTAACGCCATTCCTGGCCATCTTATTGCTTATGAAGACATGGAGAATGATCTACTCCTCGCAGGCGATCTTACTTGGAA GGACTTTGTTCGTGTAGCGAAGAGAATTCGAATCTTGCCGGTGAAAGGAAACACAAGCAAGGTGAAAAGAAACGAGTGA